A window of Sander vitreus isolate 19-12246 chromosome 18, sanVit1, whole genome shotgun sequence contains these coding sequences:
- the klf11a gene encoding Krueppel-like factor 11a, which translates to MFSSCQVERAADRAAAAAMELKPCVEYHDLEAAEALVSMSFWGQSSHKPRPLTPTSDSCDSIHLHPEGGDLIALSSLCMTPPHSPSFAEAMASSSSSSSSSSSSSAALSPAPSRPVVPGPAPPLLLGDSYTCLPPPSNLKTESSCVAPPSRSMVTSVIRHTADRLAIPPLPPPLGAMRPTETSTPPQTLPEDTGAIPPCPHSPSSAHSSPLSSSPSPLASPSSSSPSPLSSSSSPVLCQVFPVSGQTGMISAFLQAPVQMQTHAQPLLVGSAVPQGTVMFVVPQASVSQAPTGQQTVVTLGNTKLLPLAPAPVFMPTSVAGGSGGALQADFSRRRNYVCNFPGCKKTYFKSSHLKAHLRTHTGEKPFSCHWDGCDKKFARSDELSRHRRTHTGEKKFVCTVCDRRFMRSDHLTKHARRHMTTKRSAVSWPAETRDANKVAPPTGQNRGTALPVGMLVSSAK; encoded by the exons GTTGAGCGTGCGGCCGACCGGGCGGCGGCGGCGGCCATGGAGCTGAAGCCGTGCGTGGAGTACCACGACCTGGAGGCGGCCGAGGCGCTCGTCAGCATGAGCTTCTGGGGTCAAAGTTCGCACAAGCCCCGCCCCCTGACCCCCACCTCTGACTCCTGTGACTCCATCCATCTCCACCCAGAGGGGGGGGACCTCATCGCGCTGTCCTCCCTG TGTATGACTCCACCTCACAGTCCCAGCTTCGCCGAAGCCATGGCCTCGTCCTCGTCTTCGTCCTCGTCTTCGTCTTCGTCCTCGGCGGCCCTAAGCCCGGCGCCGTCCCGGCCCGTCGTACCAGGCCCtgcaccccccctcctcctcggtGACTCCTACACCTGCCTGCCTCCACCCTCCAACCTCAag ACAGAGTCGTCGTGCGTGGCTCCGCCCAGCAGATCGATGGTCACCAGCGTTATCCGCCACACCGCCGATCGCCTCGCCATTCCTCCGCTGCCACCGCCACTCGGCGCCATGCGGCCGACCGAAACCTCCACGCCTCCACAGACGCTTCCAGAGGATACGGGCGCCATTCCTCCGTGTCCACACAGCCCGTCCTCTGCTCACTCCTCGCCGCTGTCTTCCTCGCCCTCGCCGctggcttccccgtcctcttcCTCGCCCTCGCCGCTGTCGTCCTCTTCCTCGCCAGTTCTCTGCCAGGTGTTCCCTGTCAGCGGGCAGACGGGCATGATCTCGGCCTTCCTCCAGGCGCCTGTTCAGATGCAGACCCACGCCCAGCCCCTGCTGGTGGGCTCGGCCGTGCCGCAGGGCACCGTGATGTTTGTGGTCCCGCAGGCGTCCGTGTCGCAGGCACCAACGGGCCAACAGACCGTCGTAACCCTGGGCAACACCAAGCTCCTCCCCCTGGCCCCGGCCCCCGTCTTCATGCCGACGTCGGTGGCCGGCGGCAGCGGCGGAGCCTTGCAGGCCGACTTCTCCCGCAGACGGAACTACGTCTGCAACTTCCCCGGCTGCAAGAAGACGTACTTCAAGAGCTCGCACCTGAAGGCTcacctgcgcacacacacag GCGAGAAGCCGTTCAGCTGTCACTGGGACGGCTGCGACAAGAAGTTTGCTCGCTCCGACGAGCTTTCCCGCCACCGCCGCACGCACACCGGCGAGAAGAAGTTCGTCTGCACCGTGTGCGACCGGCGCTTCATGCGCAGTGACCACCTGACCAAACACGCCCGGCGCCACATGACCACCAAGAGGTCAGCGGTGTCGTGGCCCGCCGAGACCCGAGACGCCAACAAAGTGGCGCCGCCCACGGGCCAAAACAGAGGCACCGCGCTTCCCGTCGGCATGCTGGTCTCCAGCGCCAAGTGA
- the LOC144533796 gene encoding ribonucleoside-diphosphate reductase subunit M2-like — MLSARFPLSVKNENSVSSKMDNMSLNKENTPPSLNTTRILASKTARKIFDDAAPKAVKKSSEEEEPLLKENPRRFVIFPIQYHDIWQMYKKAEASFWTAEEVDLSKDGQHWDSLKDEERYFISHVLAFFAASDGIVNENLVERFTQEVQVTEARCFYGFQIAMENIHSEMYSLLINTYIKKPTEREYLFNAIETLPCVKKKADWAINWIGNKNAGFGERVVAFAAVEGIFFSGSFAAIFWLKKRGLMPGLTFSNELISRDEGLHCDFACLMFKHLVNKPSEETVTEIIRNAVEIEQEFLTEALPVKLIGMNCELMKQYIEFVADRLMLELGFTKIYRVENPFDFMENISLEGKTNFFEKRVGEYQRMGVMSGSSDNTFRLDADF; from the exons ATGCTTTCTGCTCGCTTTCCTCTCTCCGTGAAGAATGAAAACTCAGTCAGTAGTAAGATGGACAACATGTCTCTGAACAAAGAAAACACG CCACCGAGCCTGAACACGACCCGCATTTTGGCGTCTAAAACCGCGCGAAAAATCTTCGATGACGCTGCG CCCAAAGCTGTGAAGAAGAGCAGCGAGGAAGAGGAGCCGCTGCTGAAGGAAAACCCTCGTCGCTTCGTCATCTTCCCCATCCAGTACCACGACATCTGGCAGATGTACAAGAAGGCAGAGGCCTCCTTCTGGACCGCAGAGGAG GTGGATCTGTCGAAGGACGGCCAGCACTGGGACTCTCTGAAGGACGAGGAGCGCTACTTCATCTCTCACGTGTTGGCGTTCTTCGCCGCCAGCGACGGCATCGTCAACGAGAATCTG GTGGAGCGCTTCACACAGGAAGTGCAGGTGACGGAGGCCAGGTGTTTCTATGGTTTCCAGATCGCCATGGAGAACATCCACTCAGAGATGTACAGCCTGCTCATCAACACCTACATCAAGAAGCCAACAGAGAG AGAATACCTGTTCAACGCCATCGAGACTCTGCCCTGTGTGAAGAAGAAGGCCGACTGGGCCATCAACTGGATCGGCAACAAGAACGCCGGATTTG gAGAGCGCGTGGTCGCCTTCGCCGCCGTGGAGGGAATCTTCTTCTCTGGTTCCTTCGCCGCCATCTTCTGGCTGAAGAAGAGAGGCCTGATGCCCGGCCTGACCTTCTCCAACGAGCTCATCAGCAGAGACGAG GGGCTGCACTGTGACTTTGCCTGTCTGATGTTCAAACACCTGGTGAACAAACCGTCGGAAGAAACGGTCACCGAGATCATCAGGAACGCCGTGGAGATCGAGCAG gaGTTCCTGACGGAGGCTCTGCCGGTGAAGCTGATCGGGATGAACTGCGAGCTGATGAAGCAGTACATTGAGTTCGTAGCTGACAGACTGATGCTGGAGCTCGGCTTCACCAAG aTCTACCGGGTGGAGAACCCCTTTGACTTCATGGAGAACATCTCTCTGGAGGGGAAGACCAACTTCTTTGAGAAGCGAGTGGGTGAGTACCAGAGGATGGGCGTGATGTCAGGCTCCAGCGACAACACCTTCAGGCTGGACGCCGACTTCTGA